GGCGAGGATCTCATGATCGGGCAGGATCTCGCTTACCTCTTTTACCAGAGCTACTCCGTGCGCAAGAACGGCAGGCGTACCGACTTCGAGAATGTCTATGTAATCCGCGACTTCACTTGCGGTCTTTAGAAAGCCGGCCTTTATGTGAGTGTCGTTTGCGAGCTGTAAACGGATCATCAATAGGTTACCCCGCCAACGAGAATGATACTGGAGTACGGTATCTGCTCGCCGGTTCTGATTACTCCTTTTGACTGCGTGTTGGTGAGTTCCTTGAATCTGACATGGGGAACGAATTCCACTTCTATGCCTTCAGGAAGATGCTTCAAAGTCTCCTCGAGGCATTTCGGACTAACGCTCTTCATCTCTTCGGAGAAGATTACCTTCTCGACTTGAAGCTCTTCCAGCACAGGATCGAGAACATCGAAGACCCCTGGCTTTCCGCCTACAATACTTACGTCTA
The window above is part of the Mesotoga infera genome. Proteins encoded here:
- a CDS encoding D-ribose pyranase — protein: MKKSGILNKEICNLIGSMGHTDLLVISDSGLPIASDRYRIDVSIVGGKPGVFDVLDPVLEELQVEKVIFSEEMKSVSPKCLEETLKHLPEGIEVEFVPHVRFKELTNTQSKGVIRTGEQIPYSSIILVGGVTY